The proteins below are encoded in one region of Oreochromis niloticus isolate F11D_XX linkage group LG6, O_niloticus_UMD_NMBU, whole genome shotgun sequence:
- the cnnm2b gene encoding metal transporter CNNM2 isoform X4, whose protein sequence is MAEPLSQAPTAAKMASLNRVRALAMIFLTVTGCCVTPTSGKEGSEETVIIGLRLEDTDDISFMDKGYLRVSERSRVKLRVYGQNINNETWSKIAFTEHERSRAVGSIDSSSGDNQSQEDSSGLHPCGFRTSDIMILPYIILNRKTSGIVEIEVKPLRKTERSKTYYLCIATSTPAVAGMHDPRTENTWIYHDGDDTKVIVVEEKKFLLPFWLQVIFISMLLCLSGMFSGLNLGLMALDPMELQIVQNCGTEREKNYAKKIEPVRSQGNYLLCSLLLGNVLVNTTLTILLDDIAGSGLIAVVMSTIGIVIFGEIVPQAICSRHGLAVGANTIFLTKFFMLLTFPASYPVSKLLDYLLGQEIGTVYNREKLLEMLRVTDPYNDLVKEELNIIQGALELRTKTVEDVMTPLRDCFMIPGDATLDFNTMSEIMKSGYTRIPVFEGERSNIVDLLFVKDLAFVDPDDCTPLKTITKFYSHPLHFVFNDTKLDAMLEEFKKGVSACKRPIPRQSDHTAEVRPVCSFA, encoded by the coding sequence ATGGCAGAACCGTTATCCCAAGCACCCACCGCTGCAAAAATGGCGTCACTTAACCGGGTCCGAGCTTTGGCGATGATTTTCTTAACTGTCACTGGCTGCTGTGTCACCCCGACAAGTGGCAAGGAAGGGTCCGAGGAGACCGTCATCATAGGGCTCCGACTGGAGGACACGGACGACATTTCCTTCATGGATAAGGGCTACCTGCGGGTGAGTGAGCGCTCTCGGGTAAAATTAAGAGTGTACGGGCAGAACATCAACAACGAGACCTGGTCCAAAATTGCTTTCACGGAACATGAGCGGAGCCGGGCGGTTGGGAGCATTGACAGCTCCTCGGGGGATAACCAGAGCCAGGAGGACTCGTCCGGCTTGCATCCCTGTGGTTTTAGGACTTCGGATATAATGATATTGCCCTACATCATCCTGAATCGAAAGACATCCGGTATAGTTGAAATTGAGGTCAAACCTCTGCGAAAGACGGAGAGGAGTAAAACGTATTACCTTTGCATCGCCACCTCGACACCAGCCGTGGCCGGGATGCACGACCCGCGGACGGAGAACACCTGGATCTACCACGATGGGGATGACACCAAAGTGATAGTGGTGGAGGAGAAAAAGTTTCTGCTGCCTTTCTGGCTCCAGGTCATCTTCATCTCCATGTTGCTTTGCCTGTCCGGTATGTTCAGCGGGCTGAACCTGGGGCTCATGGCTCTGGACCCCATGGAGCTCCAGATAGTCCAGAACTGCGGCACGGAAAGGGAGAAGAATTACGCCAAAAAAATAGAGCCGGTCAGGAGCCAAGGGAATTATTTGCTGTGCTCTCTTCTGCTCGGGAACGTGTTAGTGAACACCACGCTAACCATCTTGCTGGATGATATCGCCGGTTCGGGCTTGATTGCTGTTGTCATGTCCACCATCGGTATAGTCATTTTTGGGGAAATCGTGCCACAGGCCATCTGCTCCAGGCACGGCCTCGCTGTGGGAGCCAACACCATATTCCTCACCAAGTTCTTCATGCTGCTTACCTTCCCTGCGTCCTACCCAGTCAGTAAGCTGTTGGACTACCTGCTCGGACAGGAGATAGGAACCGTGTACAACAGAGAGAAGCTTCTGGAGATGCTGCGCGTTACGGACCCCTACAACGATCTGGTGAAAGAGGAGCTGAACATCATCCAGGGCGCGCTGGAGCTCAGGACTAAGACTGTAGAGGACGTGATGACGCCGCTGAGGGATTGCTTCATGATTCCTGGGGATGCAACGCTGGACTTCAATACCATGTCCGAGATCATGAAGAGCGGCTACACGCGCATCCCCGTTTTCGAGGGCGAGAGGTCCAATATAGTGGATCTGCTCTTCGTCAAGGACCTGGCCTTCGTGGACCCGGATGATTGCACTCCGCTCAAAACCatcacaaagttttacagccaCCCGTTGCATTTTGTGTTCAATGACACCAAGCTTGACGCAATGCTGGAGGAGTTTAAAAAAG
- the cnnm2b gene encoding metal transporter CNNM2 isoform X3, translating to MAEPLSQAPTAAKMASLNRVRALAMIFLTVTGCCVTPTSGKEGSEETVIIGLRLEDTDDISFMDKGYLRVSERSRVKLRVYGQNINNETWSKIAFTEHERSRAVGSIDSSSGDNQSQEDSSGLHPCGFRTSDIMILPYIILNRKTSGIVEIEVKPLRKTERSKTYYLCIATSTPAVAGMHDPRTENTWIYHDGDDTKVIVVEEKKFLLPFWLQVIFISMLLCLSGMFSGLNLGLMALDPMELQIVQNCGTEREKNYAKKIEPVRSQGNYLLCSLLLGNVLVNTTLTILLDDIAGSGLIAVVMSTIGIVIFGEIVPQAICSRHGLAVGANTIFLTKFFMLLTFPASYPVSKLLDYLLGQEIGTVYNREKLLEMLRVTDPYNDLVKEELNIIQGALELRTKTVEDVMTPLRDCFMIPGDATLDFNTMSEIMKSGYTRIPVFEGERSNIVDLLFVKDLAFVDPDDCTPLKTITKFYSHPLHFVFNDTKLDAMLEEFKKGVSACKRPIPRQSDHTAEVRPVCSFAW from the coding sequence ATGGCAGAACCGTTATCCCAAGCACCCACCGCTGCAAAAATGGCGTCACTTAACCGGGTCCGAGCTTTGGCGATGATTTTCTTAACTGTCACTGGCTGCTGTGTCACCCCGACAAGTGGCAAGGAAGGGTCCGAGGAGACCGTCATCATAGGGCTCCGACTGGAGGACACGGACGACATTTCCTTCATGGATAAGGGCTACCTGCGGGTGAGTGAGCGCTCTCGGGTAAAATTAAGAGTGTACGGGCAGAACATCAACAACGAGACCTGGTCCAAAATTGCTTTCACGGAACATGAGCGGAGCCGGGCGGTTGGGAGCATTGACAGCTCCTCGGGGGATAACCAGAGCCAGGAGGACTCGTCCGGCTTGCATCCCTGTGGTTTTAGGACTTCGGATATAATGATATTGCCCTACATCATCCTGAATCGAAAGACATCCGGTATAGTTGAAATTGAGGTCAAACCTCTGCGAAAGACGGAGAGGAGTAAAACGTATTACCTTTGCATCGCCACCTCGACACCAGCCGTGGCCGGGATGCACGACCCGCGGACGGAGAACACCTGGATCTACCACGATGGGGATGACACCAAAGTGATAGTGGTGGAGGAGAAAAAGTTTCTGCTGCCTTTCTGGCTCCAGGTCATCTTCATCTCCATGTTGCTTTGCCTGTCCGGTATGTTCAGCGGGCTGAACCTGGGGCTCATGGCTCTGGACCCCATGGAGCTCCAGATAGTCCAGAACTGCGGCACGGAAAGGGAGAAGAATTACGCCAAAAAAATAGAGCCGGTCAGGAGCCAAGGGAATTATTTGCTGTGCTCTCTTCTGCTCGGGAACGTGTTAGTGAACACCACGCTAACCATCTTGCTGGATGATATCGCCGGTTCGGGCTTGATTGCTGTTGTCATGTCCACCATCGGTATAGTCATTTTTGGGGAAATCGTGCCACAGGCCATCTGCTCCAGGCACGGCCTCGCTGTGGGAGCCAACACCATATTCCTCACCAAGTTCTTCATGCTGCTTACCTTCCCTGCGTCCTACCCAGTCAGTAAGCTGTTGGACTACCTGCTCGGACAGGAGATAGGAACCGTGTACAACAGAGAGAAGCTTCTGGAGATGCTGCGCGTTACGGACCCCTACAACGATCTGGTGAAAGAGGAGCTGAACATCATCCAGGGCGCGCTGGAGCTCAGGACTAAGACTGTAGAGGACGTGATGACGCCGCTGAGGGATTGCTTCATGATTCCTGGGGATGCAACGCTGGACTTCAATACCATGTCCGAGATCATGAAGAGCGGCTACACGCGCATCCCCGTTTTCGAGGGCGAGAGGTCCAATATAGTGGATCTGCTCTTCGTCAAGGACCTGGCCTTCGTGGACCCGGATGATTGCACTCCGCTCAAAACCatcacaaagttttacagccaCCCGTTGCATTTTGTGTTCAATGACACCAAGCTTGACGCAATGCTGGAGGAGTTTAAAAAAG